The following are encoded in a window of Wolbachia endosymbiont (group B) of Hofmannophila pseudospretella genomic DNA:
- the dprA gene encoding DNA-processing protein DprA, producing the protein MKINKLNNEELEIWLSLARTVGPVKFFSVLRACGSLDEVLKYLNKLTNKDYGIQSAKEEIKNAEKIGAKIIPTCNPDYPDILRNISGCPPVITTLGDVSLLSREIIAIIGGRNSSMNGRNFANKLALDLSEAGFVIVSGLAKGIDTAANSVIYKNHPTIAVTASGIDVVYPRENLDLYKRITENGGLVITELPFATKPKPQYFPQRNRIISGLSLGVVVIEASKNSGSLITADFALNQGREVFAVSGFPLDSRCSGSNYLIKNGAKLIEAADDIIESIRFSLPPQQKSLFDVEHCSINQKQEKLQQAKSVIVDHINSVPVDIDELILASGLSTNIALMALLELELENKIERSPGNKISLIF; encoded by the coding sequence ATGAAGATAAATAAATTGAATAACGAAGAATTAGAAATATGGCTAAGCTTGGCTAGAACTGTGGGACCAGTAAAGTTTTTTAGTGTACTAAGAGCATGTGGGTCGCTAGATGAAGTACTAAAATATCTTAATAAGTTGACTAACAAGGATTATGGAATTCAAAGTGCAAAAGAAGAAATTAAGAATGCAGAAAAAATTGGAGCCAAAATAATACCAACATGTAATCCAGATTACCCTGACATTTTAAGGAATATCTCTGGTTGTCCTCCTGTAATAACTACACTTGGTGATGTATCATTATTAAGCCGTGAGATAATTGCAATAATCGGTGGACGTAATTCTTCAATGAATGGAAGAAATTTTGCCAATAAGTTGGCACTTGATTTAAGCGAAGCTGGTTTTGTTATTGTTTCTGGACTTGCAAAAGGAATCGATACTGCAGCAAACAGTGTAATATACAAAAATCATCCCACTATTGCTGTTACAGCAAGCGGAATTGACGTAGTATACCCAAGAGAAAATCTTGATCTATACAAAAGAATCACTGAAAATGGCGGATTAGTAATTACTGAGCTTCCATTTGCTACTAAACCAAAGCCTCAGTATTTTCCTCAAAGGAATCGAATTATATCTGGTCTATCGCTGGGTGTTGTGGTAATTGAAGCATCAAAAAATTCTGGTTCTCTCATAACAGCAGATTTTGCTTTGAATCAAGGAAGAGAGGTATTTGCAGTTTCTGGTTTTCCTCTAGATTCACGCTGTAGTGGTAGTAATTATTTAATTAAGAACGGTGCTAAGCTTATTGAAGCTGCTGATGACATAATAGAGAGTATTAGGTTTAGTTTACCTCCGCAGCAAAAAAGCCTATTTGATGTTGAGCACTGTTCTATTAACCAAAAACAAGAAAAATTACAACAGGCAAAATCTGTTATAGTTGATCATATTAACTCTGTACCTGTTGATATAGATGAACTTATATTAGCAAGCGGACTTTCTACTAACATAGCTCTAATGGCTCTTTTGGAACTAGAGTTAGAAAACAAAATAGAGCGTTCGCCGGGGAATAAAATATCATTAATTTTCTAG